Proteins from one Burkholderia oklahomensis C6786 genomic window:
- the adk gene encoding adenylate kinase, whose protein sequence is MRLILLGAPGAGKGTQANFIKEKFGIPQISTGDMLRAAVKAGTPLGVEAKTYMDEGKLVPDSLIIGLVKERLKEADCANGYLFDGFPRTIAQADAMKDAGVAIDYVLEIDVPFSEIIERMSGRRTHPASGRTYHVKFNPPKVEGKDDVTGEPLIQRDDDKEETVKKRLEVYEAQTKPLITYYGDWAQRGEENGLKAPAYRKISGLGSVDEIRTRVFDALK, encoded by the coding sequence ATGCGTTTGATCCTGTTGGGCGCGCCCGGCGCGGGAAAGGGCACCCAGGCAAACTTCATCAAGGAAAAGTTCGGCATCCCGCAAATCTCGACGGGCGACATGCTGCGCGCCGCCGTGAAGGCCGGCACGCCGCTCGGCGTCGAGGCGAAGACCTACATGGACGAAGGCAAGCTCGTGCCGGATTCGCTGATCATCGGCCTCGTGAAGGAGCGCCTGAAGGAAGCGGACTGCGCGAACGGCTATCTGTTCGACGGCTTCCCGCGCACGATCGCGCAGGCTGACGCGATGAAGGACGCGGGCGTCGCGATCGACTACGTGCTCGAGATCGACGTGCCGTTCTCGGAGATCATCGAACGGATGAGCGGCCGCCGCACGCACCCGGCGTCGGGCCGCACGTACCACGTGAAGTTCAATCCGCCGAAGGTCGAAGGCAAGGACGACGTGACGGGCGAACCGCTGATCCAGCGCGACGACGACAAGGAAGAGACGGTGAAGAAGCGTCTCGAAGTGTACGAAGCGCAGACGAAGCCGCTCATCACGTACTACGGCGACTGGGCGCAGCGCGGCGAGGAGAACGGCCTGAAGGCGCCCGCGTACCGGAAGATCTCCGGCCTCGGCAGCGTCGACGAAATCCGCACGCGCGTATTCGATGCGCTGAAGTGA
- the kdsB gene encoding 3-deoxy-manno-octulosonate cytidylyltransferase, producing MTSPLPFVAVVPARLASTRLPNKPLADLGGKPMVVRVAERAREAGAQQVLVASDAQSVLDAVREHGFDAVLTRADHPSGTDRLAEVAAKLGFGDDTIVVNVQGDEPLIDPQLVRDVASHLAAHPSCAIATAAHPLHDAQDVFNPNYVKVVLDANGVALYFSRAPIPWSRDAYLPHWPNVAAMPAPTCPVYRHIGLYAYRARFLRTYPTLAQAPIEAAEQLEQLRAMWHGERIAVLVTEHAPEAGIDTPADLERVQALFQSRAK from the coding sequence ATGACCTCCCCGCTCCCTTTCGTCGCCGTCGTTCCCGCCCGTCTCGCCTCGACCCGCCTGCCGAACAAGCCGCTCGCCGATCTCGGCGGCAAGCCGATGGTCGTGCGCGTCGCCGAACGCGCGCGCGAAGCCGGCGCGCAGCAGGTGCTCGTCGCGTCCGACGCGCAAAGCGTGCTCGACGCGGTGCGCGAGCACGGCTTCGACGCGGTGCTGACGCGCGCCGACCACCCGTCCGGCACCGACCGTCTCGCGGAAGTCGCCGCGAAGCTCGGCTTCGGCGACGACACGATCGTCGTCAACGTGCAGGGCGACGAGCCGCTGATCGATCCGCAACTGGTCCGCGACGTAGCGTCGCACCTCGCCGCGCATCCGTCGTGCGCGATCGCGACGGCCGCGCACCCGCTGCACGACGCGCAGGACGTGTTCAACCCGAACTACGTGAAGGTCGTGCTCGATGCGAACGGCGTCGCGCTGTACTTCTCGCGCGCGCCGATTCCGTGGTCGCGCGACGCGTACCTGCCGCACTGGCCGAACGTGGCCGCGATGCCCGCGCCGACGTGCCCGGTCTATCGGCACATCGGCCTTTACGCGTATCGCGCACGCTTCCTGCGCACGTATCCAACGCTCGCGCAAGCGCCGATCGAGGCGGCCGAGCAGCTCGAGCAACTGCGCGCGATGTGGCACGGCGAGCGCATTGCCGTGCTCGTCACCGAGCACGCGCCCGAAGCCGGCATCGACACGCCGGCCGATCTCGAACGGGTGCAGGCCCTTTTTCAGTCTCGCGCCAAATAA